From the genome of Lycorma delicatula isolate Av1 chromosome 11, ASM4794821v1, whole genome shotgun sequence, one region includes:
- the LOC142332006 gene encoding troponin C, isoallergen Bla g 6.0101-like, giving the protein MVAMEDLDKDQIALLKRAFDAFAQNKGYIEANTVGTILQMLGHEVSDKQLKEIIEEVDADGSGQLEFEEFVTLAAGFLGEDEQEDAAAMQEELREAFRLYDKEGNGYITTDVLREILKELDDKITSDDLDMMIAEIDSDGSGTVDFDEFMEVMTGGDD; this is encoded by the exons gAGGATCTTGACAAGGATCAAATCGCCC ttttaaaaaGGGCGTTTGATGCCTTCGCACAGAACAAAGGTTACATTGAGGCCAACACTGTGGGTACAATTCTACAGATGTTAGGACATGAAGTATCTGATAAACAACTAAAAGAAATTATCGAAGAAGTTGACGCCGATg gTTCCGGACAACTGGAATTTGAAGAATTCGTAACATTGGCCGCAGGATTCCTAGGTGAAGATGAACAAGAAGATGCTGCAGCGATGCAAGAAGAATTACGTGAAGCATTCCGGTTGTACGATAAGGAAG GAAACGGTTACATAACGACAGATGTGTtgagagaaatattaaaagaattagatgACAAAATTACATCAGACGATTTGGATATGATGATCGCTGAAATCGATTCTGACGGATCAGGAACTGTTGACTTTGATG AATTTATGGAAGTTATGACCGGAGGCGATGATTAA